TGCGCTTCTCGAAGAAGGCCCGCACGCCTTCGCGGTGGTCTTCCGTCTTCCCGGCGATGGCCTGCAGGTGCGCCTCATAGGCCAGCTGCTCGCTCAGCGGGACCGTCAGTCCTTTGTAGAAGGCCCGCTTGGTCAACGCGATGGCTCGCGTCGGCATTTGCGCCAGGCGCTCGGCCAAGGTGAGCGCCTCCGGCATCAGCGCGTCGTGGGGCACGACACGGTTGATCAGGCCGATGCGGGCCGCCTCCTCCGCCGACACCTTGTCGCCGAGCAGGGCCAGCTCCATCGCCTTGGTCAGGCCCACGAGGCGGGGCAAAAACCACGTGCTGCCCGAGTCGGGCACCAGCCCGATGTGCACGAAGGCCTGCACGAAGGACGCCTTGTCCGACGCCAGTTTCAGGTCGCAGGCCAGGGCCAAGCTCACGCCTGCGCCGGCGGCCACGCCGTTGACGGCGGCCACGACGGGCTTTTCGAGGGACGTGAGGGCTTCGATGATCGGGTTGTAGCCGCTACGCAGCAGCTCGCCGTAGTCGAGGTCCGGGTTTTGCGTCACCGTCTCCAGGTCCTGGCCCGCGCAGAAGGCCCGCCCCTCGCCGGTCAGGACCGCGGCGCGCACGGCGTCGTCCCGCGCGATGCGCTTGAAGGCGTCGAGCAGTTCCTTGTGCATCTGCGGGGTGACGGCGTTCAGCTTGTCCGGTCGGCTTAAGGTGACAACCGCCACCCCTTCCCGCTGCTCCACGCGAATCGTCTCGTACATGGCCACCCTCCTCTGGCGTTGATGAACCCTTAGCGGCCCTTGAACGACGGACGGCGCTTTTCGAGGAAGGCGCGCATCCCCTCCGCCTTGTCTTCCGTTGCGAACAGCAGGTAGAAGCAGTTGCGCTCGTACTCCATGCCGTCCTGCAGCGTCGTGTCGAGGGCCTTGTACACCGCTTCTTTGATCAGCCGCACGGCCATGGGCGGCTTCTCGGCAATGCGCCGCGCGAGGCGGAGCGCTTCATCGAGGCAAGCTTCCGTCGGCACCACGCGATTGACCAGGCCGATGCGGTACGCTTCTTCCGCCGTGATCGGATCGCCGGTCAGCAAAATCTCGAGGGCCCGCGCCTTGCCGACGAGGCGGGTGAGGCGCTGCGTGCCCCCCGCGCCCGGCATGACGCCCAGGTTCACCTCCGGCTGGCCGAAGCGGGCGTTCTCCCCGGCGATGATCAGGTCGCAGGCCATGGCCAGCTCGCACCCGCCGCCGAGGGCATACCCGTTGACCGCGGCGATGATGGGCTTGGTGATCCAGCGGATGCGGTCCCACACGCGGAACTGGTTGCGCCGCTTCATCTCCACCACGCCGGCTTCGGCCATCTCCATGATGTCCGCGCCGGCGGCGAAGGCCCGCTCGTTGCCGGTGAGCACGATGCAGCGGACCGCATCATCGCGGTCAAGGCGCTCCAGGGTATCGACCAGCTCGTCGACCAGCGCCAGGTTGAGGGCATTGAGCACCTCCGGTCGGTTGAGGCGGATGATGGCCACCCTGTCGGAAAGGTCGACCAGCAGATGTTGGTACGCCCGTTCCATCACTCGCACTCAGGCCTCCACCACTTCGCCGATCATCATGTACACCAGCTTGCCGGCGAAGCCCATCAGGTCCTTGGCCGCCGCCTTCCCTTCCGGCGACGTCATCGCCGCGTCCAACGCGGCACGGTCGGCGAAGACCATCTCGGCCATCAGGTAGTACTCCGCTTCGCCGCCCATCGGCGTGCCGCTGATGCGCGTCACCTCAATTTTCTGGAGGCCGGGCATCTTCTTGGCCAGCGGGGCGTGGGTCTCAAAGTAATGCCGGTCAAAGGCCTCCTTGTCTTCCGGCTGGCGGTACAGGGCGATCAGTTTGACCATGTTCCTCGCCTCTCCTTTCGATATGTTCAAATGGTCCCATCCTTCCGATCGTTATGACGCCGATCGGCGCGGAAATGCCTGCTGCGCCTCACGAAAAGGGTTCATCACACCGTCGTCTTGGGGGCGGAAGGGGCGGTTTGATACAGCTGCCGGCGGTCGATGATCCGCTTGGCCTTCCCTTCGCTGCGCGGGAGGGTTTGCGGGGCCTTGAGGGCAACGTCGACGGTGACGCCGAGGGCATTTTTCAGCATCCCGCGCAGGCGGCCGGCCAGCTGGGCAACGCTCGGGTGCTCCGTCGTAAACCCGCCGATGCCCGCGGCAAAGGCTTCCGACACCTCGACCTCCAGCGTCACCTGATCCATGGTGCCCTGGCGGTCAACCACCACCTGGTAGTGGGCCGTGAGCTCCGGCACGCTGAGCACCACCGCTTCCATTTCCGACGGGAACACGTTCACCCCGCGGATGATCAACATGTCGTCAATGCGCCCCTTGACGCGGGACATGCGGATGTGCGTCCGGCCGCAGCGGCAAGGTTCTGGATAGAGGAAGGCCACGTCGCCGGTGCGGTAACGGATAACGGGAAACGCTTCCTTGGTGAGCGAGGTGAACACCAGCTCGCCCGTATCCCCGAGCGGAAGGGGCTTGCCCGTTTCCGGATCGATGACTTCGACGAGGAAATGGTCTTCGGCGATGTGGAGCCCCTCCTGGGCTTCCCAACATTCGATAGCCACGCCGGGGCCGATCACTTCCGACAGCCCGTAGATGTCCAACGCCTTGATGCCCAGCTTCTCCTCCAGCGTCTGGCGCATCTCCTCCGTCCACGGCTCGGCGCCGAAGATCCCGTACTCCAGGCTGGTTGCGCGCGGATTCTTGCCCATCGCCTCCATCGTCTCGGCGATGTTCAGCACGTAGGACGGCGTGCCGGCGATCCCGCGCGGCTTGAAGTCTTCAATGAGCGTGATCTGGCGCGGCGTGTTGCCGCCGGACACCGGCACAACCGTGCAGCCCAGCCGTTCGGCGCCGTAGTGCATGCCGAGGCCGCCGGTGAACAGGCCATAGCCGTAGGCGTTGTGGAAGACGTCGCCCGGTCGTCCCCCTGCCGTGACAATGGCCCGCGCGCAGACCTCGGCCCAGTTTTGGATGTCCTTCTTCGTGTAGCCGACCACCGTGGGCTTGCCCTTCGTCCCCGAAGACCCATGGATGCGCACGACGTCCTTCAGGTCAACGGCAAAAAGACCGAAGGGGTAGTTTTCCCGCAGATCGGACTTTTTTGTGAACGGAAGCTTGTGCAGGTCTTCCACCCCGCGAATGTCCTCGGGTTTGATCCCCCGCTCGTCAAACAGCCGACGGTAGAAGGGCACGCGGTGGTACACCCGTTCGACCGTTTCGCGGAGCAAGGCCGACTGCAACCGCTTCAACGCCGGCCGATCCATCGTCTCGATTTCCGGTTGGAACAGCACGACGGTCCCCTCCCTCGTCTTCCACTTCCGCCTTTGTCAACTCCGGCTTCCTTGCGCATCTTGGCCCGTCTTCCTCACTTCACGTCTTCCTCGTTGCTCGTCTTCCCCACGCACCGATCCGTTCGAAGCTCCCGGCGCCAACGAAGCGCCGTGGATCCGCTTACACGGGCTTCAAACCTTCAAACGGCTGCCGGCAGGCTTTGCAGTAGAAGATGGCGCGACAGGCCGTCGGGCCAAACAGGTTTTCGATGGCGGTGTCACGGGCGCCGCAATAGGGACACTCCGGCGGAATTGCCGGACCGTCGGCCGCTGGCGGTGGCGCGAGGCCAAATTCGGCCAGCTTCCGGCGCCCCTCGGGGGTGATGCGGTCCGACGTCCACGGCGGGTTCAGGACAAAACGCACCTCCACCTCTTCAACCCCGTCCACCTGCGCCAGGCGCGCCGTCACGTCGCGGCGCAGGATGTCCAGCGCCGGGCAACCGACGAAGGTGGGCAGCATCTCCACCGTCACCCGGCCCCCCTCGGCCGCCACGCGGTGCACCATCCCCAGCTCCACGACGCTCACCGTGGGAATCTCCGGATCCTTGACCTCCTGCAGCGCTTCCCACAGCGCCGTTTCCAATGTTTCGGAAATTCGTTCGGTCATCCGTTCACCTCCCCCCGCGACCCTTCACCCTTCCGCCGCCCGCTTACCAGCGGGCCTGGGGATCGATGCGATAAACTTCGCTCATCGTCTCCAGCAGCGCGTCCAAATCGGCGGAATGCTGGCCCAGTCGGCCGTCCTCCATCGCCGGCTGCGGCGCGCCCGGCCATGCCAGCTGGGCCGCCTCGAAGAGGGGCTTCATCCGCGCCTCCCAGCGGCGGGCCAGCTCATTGCGGGTGATCGGCAGGATGCCCTCGGCGACGAGCAGCGCCTCATGGGCCCCGAGGGAAAACAGGTCGCCCAGGTCGGCCCACACGGCCGCCACGGCCCGTTCCACACGTTCCCTGGCCTCCCCGCCGGCCTGGCCGAGGCGGGTGAACCACGTCTCCATGTGCAGAAGGTGGTAGCGTTCCTCGCGGCGAATCTTCACCGCCCCGTGGGCCAGCGGCGCGTAGCTGGAAGAGGCCAGCGCTTCCAGGCGGACGGCTTCAAAGACGTCGTACACGAGATGGCGCACGATCGTGTACGCCCAGTCACCGTTGGGCCGCTCGACGAGGCGCGCATTGCGCCGCACCGCCGCCGGGCGGCCGAACGCCAGGTCGTCGGCCTTCCCCTCGCCCAGCTCGCTGAGGAGGTGGTAGAAGAGCGTGGCGTGGCCCACCTCATCCTGGGCGATGGAGCTGAAGGCCACGTCCTCCTCGATGTCCGGGGCCAGGCCCAGCCACTCGGAATCGCGATGGCCCAATAGCAGCTCGTCGTCGGCCAGCTGATACAGGAAGTCGATCAGCGCGGCCTTGTACATCGGGCGATCAAGGACCTGCGCGGCCTGTTCGACCTTCATCCGCCTCACCCCGCAAATCCTGGACAACTTCTTCGAGCGTCATCATCCGCTCCTTGAACATCCGCCACAGCCGCCCGTTTTCGGTGTACCCGGCCACCTCGCGATAGCGGCGGTCCAGCTCCCGGGCGAAGAAGTCGGCGTCCTCGTAGGACGTGGCGTGCACATGCTCGCGGCGCACCACCCAGATGCTCACCGCGCGGTCGCGCCGGAGAAAGTTCTCCCGCGCCACCTGAAGCGCCAGCTCCGGGGAGGGTGCCAGGACGCTGCCGACGTGCACGTGATGCTCCGTCGAGCTGCGCTGGATGAACACCTCATAGACATCGTAGACGCCTTCCCGCTTCACGTCCGGCATGACTGCCCTCCTCATCTTCCGTGCAACCAAGCCGTCACACGGCCTGCGCCGCGGCCTGGCTTGCGCGCGTCATCGCTTCGCGCACCCAGCGGTTGCCCTCGTGGGCCTGGCGGCGCAACGCAATGCGCTCTTGCGACTTGGGCCCCTGGTTCTTCTGGACAATGCGGGCAAACTTGTCCCAATCCGGCTCCGTGTAGACCCACCGCTTCTTCGTCTCGTCGTACCGCAGGTTTGGATCGGGAATCGTCAGCCCGACCGCCTTGATCCGCGGCACGTACCGGTCGAGGAACTTCTGACGCAGCTCCTCGTTGGTCTTCGTGCGGATCTTGTAGACCATCATCTTCTTGGCCGCCTCCGACATTTCCGGCGGACCGAAGAAGAACATCAGCGCTTCCCACCAGCGCTCGAGGGCTTCCTGCAGCATGCGGCGCTGGGTTTCCGTCCCGTCGGCAAGGGCCAGGATGATCGATTCGCCGTGCTGCATGTGGAAGCTCTCTTCGGCGCAGATGCGCTTCAGCACACGCCCGTACGGCGCATAGGAGGTATCAAGGAGCGACGCCTGGGTGATGATCGCCGCACCGTCGACCAGCCAGCCGATCACGCCGGCGTCGGCCCACGTCGGTGCCTCCATGTGGAACACGTTGTGGAACTTGACCTTGCCGACAAAAATGTCGGTGATGAGATCGTCACGCACCTTGCCCAGCGGCGCCGCCAGGTCCTCCGCCACGCGCAGGAGCAGCTGGCCGTGCCCCACCTCGTCCTGCACCTTGGCCATGATGGCCAGCTTGCGACGCAGCGTCGGCGCTTTTGGCACCCACTCCTTCTCGGGGTAGCACCCCATGATCTCGCTCACGCCGTGCATGTGGATCAGGCGGAGCAGGAGCAAGCGGTACTCATCGGGCATCCAATCGGTGGCCTCGATCTTTTCGCCCCGCTCGATGCGGGCCAGGAACTTGGCCTTTTGCTCATCTTGCAGGATTTCCGCGCGAATCTCCTCCAGGGTGCGCGTTGCCGTCGTCATGGCGCGTTCCTCCTTTCTCCTTCCGTTCTGCCGACAGCCCCTGTAGCAGGAGGTTGGCAAACTGCTCGGCGATGGTTTCGGGACTCAGCGGCCCCGCGGGGTTGTACCACTGGTACAGCCAGTTGGCCGCCGACAGGATGAGCAAGCGGGCGAACTTGGCGTTGACCGGCTTGAACGCCCCGCTGCGAATGCCTTCCTCGAGAATGGCCGCCCACATCGCCTCGTACCGGTCGCGCTTTTCCTGGATCACCGCCCGCCGCTCGTCGGTCAGCGCCCGCCACTCGTGGAAGAAGACCTTCGCCGCGTCCAGGTGGTCGGCCACCACGCGCGCGTGGGCGATGAGGCCGCGCTTGAGCTTGTCGGCCGGATCGCCGGGACCCGCGGCGATCGGTTCCAGGGCCGCGAGGAAGGCGTCGGCACCTTCGTTGGTAATGGCGAACAGCAGGTCCTCCTTGGAGGCGATGTGCGCGTAGAGGCTCCCGGAAAGAATGCCGCTGGCCTCGGCGATGTCGCGGATCGTCGTCCCATGGTAGCCTTTCTCGCTGAAGAGCTGGCGCGCCGCGGCCAGAATCTGTTCCTTGCGGCCGATACGAGGCAATGTACTCCCCCCTTGTCTTTAACAAGCGCTTGCTTGTTTTTAGAATAGCGCAAGGACAAGCGTGCTGTCAACAATATAAAAATAATTTTCACCCTTCTTCAGGTTGGCGCGCAACGACTTTTGTCACGCTTCACGCGTGGATCAAAAATTGGATCATCCAGTCTTCCCCCAATCGCCAAAAAATGAGAAAGCGGAGGGCGGGAGCCTCCGCTTCGTTTCCAACATTTTCCGATGCACAAATGGCAATCCCTCACCAGCGGGCCGCCGGCTCGAGACGGTACACCTCCGCCATCGTGTCCAAGAGGGCGTCGAGGTCGGGGCTGTGCTGCCCCAGACGCCCGTCTTGTGCCGGGAGCGGCGGCGTGCCCGGCCAGGCAAGCTGGGCCGCCTCGAACAGCGGCTTCAACCGCGCCTCCCAGCGGGAGACCATCTCGGCACGGGTAACCGGCAGGATGCCTTCGGCGACGAGAACATCGGCGTGCGCGCCGAGGGAAAACAGGTCGCCGATCTCGGGCCAAATGGCGGCCACCGCTTTCTCGAGGCGTTCCTTGGCCTCCCCGCCGGCCTGGCCAAGACGGGTGAACCACGTCTCCATGTGCAGGAGGTGATAGCGCTCCTCGCGGCGAATCTTCACCGCGCCGTGGGCCAGCGGCGCGTAGCTGGAAGAGGCCAGCGCTTCGAGGCGGACGCCTTCAAAGACGTCGTACACGAGGTGGCGCACGATCGTGTACGCCCAGTCGCCGTTGGGCCGCTCGACGAGGCGCGCGTTGCGCCGCTCCGCCGCCGCGCGGCCATAGGCCAGGTCGTCGGCGTCCCCTTCCCCCAGTTCGCTCAACAACTGGTAGAAGTACGCCGCATGGCCCACCTCATCCTGGGCGATGGAGCTGAAGGCCACGTCCTCCTCGATGTCCGGGGCCAGGCCCAGCCACTCGGAATCGCGATGGCCGAGAAACAGCTCATCGTCGGCCAGCTGATACAAGAGATCGACCAATGCCGCCTTGTAGGTCGGGCGTTCCAAGGCCTCTGCTGCGTGTTGCACCGTCACCGCGTTTCACCTCGCATGTCCTGAACCACCTCTTCAATGTTCATCATGCGCTGCTTGAACATCCGCCACAGGCGTCCGTTTTCCGTGTAACCCGAAACTTCGCGGTAGGATTTGTCCGTCTCCCGGGCAAAGAAGTCCGGATCTTGGTAGGAGGTGGCGTGGATGTCCTCGCGACGCACCACCCAGATGCTCACCGCCCGATCGCGGCGGAGGAAGTTCTCCCGCGCCACGTGGAGGGCCAGGTCCGGCGAAGGCGCCAGGACGCTGCCCACGTGGACGTGGTGGTCCGTCTTGTTGTGCTGCACGAACACTTCGTACACGTCGTAGATGCCTTCCCGCATGGCCAATCCCTCCTTACCCCGTCATTCGCGCCCGAACCCGCGTCATCGCTTCACGCACCCAGCGGTTGCCTTCGTGGGCCTGGCGACGCAGTTCAAGGCGTTCCTGGGATTTTGGTCCCTGGTTGTCGCGAACTATGCGATAGAACTTGTCCCAATCGGGCTCGGTGTAGATCCAGCGTTTCTTCGTTTCGTCGTAGCGCAGATTGGGATCCGGAATCTTGAGCCCTAGGGCCCGGATGCGCGGGACGTAGCGGTTCAGGTACTTTTGCCGCAATTCCTCGTTGGTCTTGGTGCGGATTTTGTAGACGAGCATCTTCTTGGCCGCTTCCGACATCTCCGGCGGACCGAAGAAGAACATCAGCGCCTCCCACCAGCGCTCGAGGGCGTCCTGCAGCATGGCGCGCTGTTTGGCCGTTCCCTGGGCCAGCGCGAGACAGATCGACTCGCCGTGCTGCATGTGGAAGCTTTCCTCGGCGCAGATGCGCTTGAGCATCCGCCCGTACGGAGCATACGACGTATCGAGCAGCGACGCCTGGGTGCAGATGGCCGCCCCGTCCACCAGCCACCCGATCAAGCCAGCATCAGCCCAGGTCCGCGCTTCCATATGGAACACGTTGTGGAATTTCACCTTGCTCACGAACAGATCGGCCATCAGGTCGTCGCGCGTCCGGTTAAGGGGCGCCGCCAGGTCCTCCGCCACGCGCAGCAGGAGTTGCCCATGGCCCACCTCGTCCTGCACCTTGGCCATGATGGCCAGCTTGCGGCGCAGGTTGGGTGCTTTGGGCACCCATTCCTTTTCGGGATAGCACCCCATCACCTCGCTGATGCCGTGCATGTGGATGAGGCGGATAAGGAGCTGGCGGTACTCATCCGGCATCCAGTCGGTGGCCTCAATCTTTTCGCCGCGCTCGATGCGGGCCAAAAACGCCGCCTTCTGTTTGTCCTGCAGGATCTGTTCGCGGATCTCCTCAAGCGTCATCGTGGACGTGGCCATGCTGCCTTCCTCCTTCTCGGTGATCGTCCCCCGTGTTTTCGTTACGGCCGGCCGCACGGAGAGCAAACAAACCGAAAACAAACAAGCGCTTGCTTGTTTTCAGAATACTAACGCACTGTGCGGTTTGTCAATCCGTAGGCGTGCATATTTGCGCATGTTCACACGTTTGTCACAAAAAAAAACGCGGAGGGCAAAACCCTCCGCAAACAGGATTAAACGAACGCATGGGACAGGTGTTTTTTGTCACCCGGCAAACAGGCGCGCCACGTCGTGCCGGTCCACGGCCTGGCAATAGACCAGCGGCTCGAATCCGCGCACGTGCACAAGGCGCGTGTCGGTGACGCCGCGGGCCTTGGGGCCAGGAAAAGCGCGCTCGTACCACAGCCGCGCCACGGCGAGCTTCCGCGCGTTGCCCCGCTTCTGCCATTCCTCGAGGGCCTTCTGAAGCTGCTTCCGTCCCGTGCGGTCCGCATCAAACAGGTCGAGCATTTCGCGGATTTCCTCCAGGGAGAACCCAAACCGCTTGCCGCGCAGGATCAATTTGAGCCGCGCGCGGTCACGGCGCGAGTACCGGCGGATGCCACCCGGGGTGCGGATCGGCGACAGCAGCCCCACTTCTTCGTAGTAGCGAATCGTACGCGTGCTGATGTCAAATTCTTGGGCGAGATCAGAAATCGTGTAGGGATGCTCGTCCATTGCGTTCCCCCTTCACAGATGAAACAATTCTGAGAAAAGTATAACGATTTTCTCACGCTTACGTCAACGTCAATGATCAGCCACAACAAAAACGCGCTCCCCTGTTGAGGAGCGAAACGGTTTTCCCTTTGCTGTCGCAGGCGGTTCAGCCGAAAGACCGCTGCGCCTACCCTTTGAGGGATTCCAGCCATTCCGCATAGCATTCGTCGCACAGCGGCTCGTTCCTTTCACGGCCGTCCGGTTCGTAAAAGGTGACGTAATGGATGCCGTCGAGGCGATGGCCGCACCAATAGCACGTGCCGTCCACAATCCCTCACTCCTTTCCTCGTGTGCAAGTGGATGCTCGGCACGAGGTAATGTGCTCCGGCCCGGCCCCTTCGTTACG
Above is a genomic segment from Calditerricola satsumensis containing:
- a CDS encoding enoyl-CoA hydratase-related protein, encoding MYETIRVEQREGVAVVTLSRPDKLNAVTPQMHKELLDAFKRIARDDAVRAAVLTGEGRAFCAGQDLETVTQNPDLDYGELLRSGYNPIIEALTSLEKPVVAAVNGVAAGAGVSLALACDLKLASDKASFVQAFVHIGLVPDSGSTWFLPRLVGLTKAMELALLGDKVSAEEAARIGLINRVVPHDALMPEALTLAERLAQMPTRAIALTKRAFYKGLTVPLSEQLAYEAHLQAIAGKTEDHREGVRAFFEKRKPVFRGR
- a CDS encoding enoyl-CoA hydratase-related protein codes for the protein MERAYQHLLVDLSDRVAIIRLNRPEVLNALNLALVDELVDTLERLDRDDAVRCIVLTGNERAFAAGADIMEMAEAGVVEMKRRNQFRVWDRIRWITKPIIAAVNGYALGGGCELAMACDLIIAGENARFGQPEVNLGVMPGAGGTQRLTRLVGKARALEILLTGDPITAEEAYRIGLVNRVVPTEACLDEALRLARRIAEKPPMAVRLIKEAVYKALDTTLQDGMEYERNCFYLLFATEDKAEGMRAFLEKRRPSFKGR
- a CDS encoding EthD family reductase; translation: MVKLIALYRQPEDKEAFDRHYFETHAPLAKKMPGLQKIEVTRISGTPMGGEAEYYLMAEMVFADRAALDAAMTSPEGKAAAKDLMGFAGKLVYMMIGEVVEA
- a CDS encoding phenylacetate--CoA ligase family protein; this translates as MLFQPEIETMDRPALKRLQSALLRETVERVYHRVPFYRRLFDERGIKPEDIRGVEDLHKLPFTKKSDLRENYPFGLFAVDLKDVVRIHGSSGTKGKPTVVGYTKKDIQNWAEVCARAIVTAGGRPGDVFHNAYGYGLFTGGLGMHYGAERLGCTVVPVSGGNTPRQITLIEDFKPRGIAGTPSYVLNIAETMEAMGKNPRATSLEYGIFGAEPWTEEMRQTLEEKLGIKALDIYGLSEVIGPGVAIECWEAQEGLHIAEDHFLVEVIDPETGKPLPLGDTGELVFTSLTKEAFPVIRYRTGDVAFLYPEPCRCGRTHIRMSRVKGRIDDMLIIRGVNVFPSEMEAVVLSVPELTAHYQVVVDRQGTMDQVTLEVEVSEAFAAGIGGFTTEHPSVAQLAGRLRGMLKNALGVTVDVALKAPQTLPRSEGKAKRIIDRRQLYQTAPSAPKTTV
- the paaD gene encoding 1,2-phenylacetyl-CoA epoxidase subunit PaaD codes for the protein MTERISETLETALWEALQEVKDPEIPTVSVVELGMVHRVAAEGGRVTVEMLPTFVGCPALDILRRDVTARLAQVDGVEEVEVRFVLNPPWTSDRITPEGRRKLAEFGLAPPPAADGPAIPPECPYCGARDTAIENLFGPTACRAIFYCKACRQPFEGLKPV
- the paaC gene encoding 1,2-phenylacetyl-CoA epoxidase subunit PaaC, encoding MKVEQAAQVLDRPMYKAALIDFLYQLADDELLLGHRDSEWLGLAPDIEEDVAFSSIAQDEVGHATLFYHLLSELGEGKADDLAFGRPAAVRRNARLVERPNGDWAYTIVRHLVYDVFEAVRLEALASSSYAPLAHGAVKIRREERYHLLHMETWFTRLGQAGGEARERVERAVAAVWADLGDLFSLGAHEALLVAEGILPITRNELARRWEARMKPLFEAAQLAWPGAPQPAMEDGRLGQHSADLDALLETMSEVYRIDPQARW
- a CDS encoding phenylacetic acid degradation protein, producing the protein MPDVKREGVYDVYEVFIQRSSTEHHVHVGSVLAPSPELALQVARENFLRRDRAVSIWVVRREHVHATSYEDADFFARELDRRYREVAGYTENGRLWRMFKERMMTLEEVVQDLRGEADEGRTGRAGP
- the paaA gene encoding 1,2-phenylacetyl-CoA epoxidase subunit PaaA; this encodes MTTATRTLEEIRAEILQDEQKAKFLARIERGEKIEATDWMPDEYRLLLLRLIHMHGVSEIMGCYPEKEWVPKAPTLRRKLAIMAKVQDEVGHGQLLLRVAEDLAAPLGKVRDDLITDIFVGKVKFHNVFHMEAPTWADAGVIGWLVDGAAIITQASLLDTSYAPYGRVLKRICAEESFHMQHGESIILALADGTETQRRMLQEALERWWEALMFFFGPPEMSEAAKKMMVYKIRTKTNEELRQKFLDRYVPRIKAVGLTIPDPNLRYDETKKRWVYTEPDWDKFARIVQKNQGPKSQERIALRRQAHEGNRWVREAMTRASQAAAQAV
- a CDS encoding TetR/AcrR family transcriptional regulator; amino-acid sequence: MPRIGRKEQILAAARQLFSEKGYHGTTIRDIAEASGILSGSLYAHIASKEDLLFAITNEGADAFLAALEPIAAGPGDPADKLKRGLIAHARVVADHLDAAKVFFHEWRALTDERRAVIQEKRDRYEAMWAAILEEGIRSGAFKPVNAKFARLLILSAANWLYQWYNPAGPLSPETIAEQFANLLLQGLSAERKEKGGTRHDDGNAHPGGDSRGNPAR
- the paaC gene encoding 1,2-phenylacetyl-CoA epoxidase subunit PaaC — its product is MTVQHAAEALERPTYKAALVDLLYQLADDELFLGHRDSEWLGLAPDIEEDVAFSSIAQDEVGHAAYFYQLLSELGEGDADDLAYGRAAAERRNARLVERPNGDWAYTIVRHLVYDVFEGVRLEALASSSYAPLAHGAVKIRREERYHLLHMETWFTRLGQAGGEAKERLEKAVAAIWPEIGDLFSLGAHADVLVAEGILPVTRAEMVSRWEARLKPLFEAAQLAWPGTPPLPAQDGRLGQHSPDLDALLDTMAEVYRLEPAARW
- the paaB gene encoding 1,2-phenylacetyl-CoA epoxidase subunit PaaB, with protein sequence MREGIYDVYEVFVQHNKTDHHVHVGSVLAPSPDLALHVARENFLRRDRAVSIWVVRREDIHATSYQDPDFFARETDKSYREVSGYTENGRLWRMFKQRMMNIEEVVQDMRGETR
- the paaA gene encoding 1,2-phenylacetyl-CoA epoxidase subunit PaaA, with the translated sequence MTLEEIREQILQDKQKAAFLARIERGEKIEATDWMPDEYRQLLIRLIHMHGISEVMGCYPEKEWVPKAPNLRRKLAIMAKVQDEVGHGQLLLRVAEDLAAPLNRTRDDLMADLFVSKVKFHNVFHMEARTWADAGLIGWLVDGAAICTQASLLDTSYAPYGRMLKRICAEESFHMQHGESICLALAQGTAKQRAMLQDALERWWEALMFFFGPPEMSEAAKKMLVYKIRTKTNEELRQKYLNRYVPRIRALGLKIPDPNLRYDETKKRWIYTEPDWDKFYRIVRDNQGPKSQERLELRRQAHEGNRWVREAMTRVRARMTG
- a CDS encoding MerR family transcriptional regulator, producing MDEHPYTISDLAQEFDISTRTIRYYEEVGLLSPIRTPGGIRRYSRRDRARLKLILRGKRFGFSLEEIREMLDLFDADRTGRKQLQKALEEWQKRGNARKLAVARLWYERAFPGPKARGVTDTRLVHVRGFEPLVYCQAVDRHDVARLFAG